The window TCGTACGTCGACGAGAGCGTGAGGCGCTTCGAGACGGCCATTTCGTTGACCGACTCCTGCGACATGCCCTGGAACGGCGCGGGGTAGTCGAGGGCGCCGGCGCCGATGATCGCGCCCTGGCCCTTGACGAGGCGCGGCACCGACATGAGCGTGCCGATGCCGCCTGGGTTCGTGAGCGAGATCGTCGCGCCCGCATAGTCCTCGGCGGTGAGCTTGTTCGAACGCCCGCGCTTGATGAGGTCCTCGTACGCCGCGAGGTACTCGCTGAAGTCGAGCTCCTCCGCCTGCTTGATGCTCGGGACGACGAGCAGCCGCGTGCCGTCGGGCTTCGGCACGTCGATCGCGATGCCGAGGTTGATGTGGGCGGGCTGCACGGCCGACGGCTTGCCGTCGACGATGTCGTAGTACACGTTCTGCGACGGGAACTTCGACAGCGCGCGCACGAGCGCCCACCCGATGAGGTGCGTGAACGAGACCTTGCCGCCGCGCGTGCGACGGAGGTGGTTGTTGATCACGATGCGGTTGTCGATCATGAGCTTCGCGGGGATCTCGCGGTAGCTCGTCGCCGTGGGGACCTCGAGCGAGAGGTCCATGTTCTTCGCGATCGCCTTCGCCGGGCCGCGCAGTGGAACGACTTCGTCCGCACGCGCCGGCGCCTTCGCCTTCGGAGCGGCGGGGGCGTCCGCCGGGATGGGCTTTGGCTTCGGGGCCTCGGCGGTCGTCTTCGACTGCACCGACTTGGCGGGCTGGGCCGGACCCTTCGCCGCGTCCGCGGCGGCCGTGCCCGCGGCCTTCGCCGCAGATGCCCCAGCAGGCGTCGTCGCCCCGCCGTTCGCGGGCTTCGTCGTGGCATCGCTCGTGGGCGTCGTCGCCCGCGTCGTGCCCGACTCGTTCGCCGCGAGCTGCTTGCCGTACTGCTCGAGGGTGGGCCACCAGGCCTCGTCGACCGAGGCGCGGTCCTGACTGAACTTCTCGTACATCTCCTCGACGAGCCAGTCGTTGGCTCCGAAGTCGGAGTGATTTCCGCTGTCTGCCGCCCCGGTCGTATTGTTCGACACTGCCGAATCGCCGCCTAACCTTCGTCTCCGCGCCTTCGCGCGATCGCGCCCGAAATGAGCCGTACTTCCGGGGCAATAGCCTAACGTCAAAACGCGACGCGACGGGCCACGACGGCGCGTGACAGGTGCCCCGTAGGCTGGGCGGCATGCAGTTCATCGAACGGCCCCCGGCGCACGAGCTCACCTACTCGGACGTCTTCCTCGTCCCCTCGCGCTCCGACGTCGGGTCGCGGCTCGCCGTGCGCCTCGACTCGGGCGACGGCACCGGAATGCGGGTGCCGATCGTCGCATCCAACATGAACGCCGTCACGGGCCCGCGCCTCGCCGCGTCACTCGCCCGTCGGGGCGGTCTCGCGGTCCTGCCGCAGGACCTCGATGCCGAGGCCGCGATCGATGCGGTGGGGTGGGTCAAGTCGCAGGACCCGCTGTGGGACACGCCGTTCGAGGCCACGGCGGCCACGACCGTCGACGAGCTCGGCGAGCTCGTGCCGCCCGTCGAGGGCTTCGGCGTCGTGGTGCGTGACGCCGAGGGCGAACCGCTCGGCGTCGTCGAACTGTCCGACCTCGCGCGGATTCCCGGGGACGCGGTGCTCGGTGACCTCGTGCGCCCCGGCGGCGCGGTCGTCGAGGTCACCGACGGCCTGGACGGCCGCGGCGCGTTCGACGCACTCCAGGAGCTCGGCACCGGCTTCGCCCGCGTCGAACGGGAGGGCGTCCTCGTCGGCACGATCAGCGAGCGCGGTGCGCTCCGCGCCACGATCGACCCGGCGAACGTCGACGCGAGCGGGCGCCTCGCGGTCGCGGCGGCGATCGGCGTCTCGGGCGACCCCGTCGAGCGGGCCCGCCGCCTCGTCGAGGCGGGGGCGGACGTGCTCGTGCTCGACACGGCGCACGGCCACCAATCGGCGATGCTCCGGGCGCTCGAGCGCGTCCGGGAGGCCGAGCTCGGTGTGCCGCTCGTGGCCGGCAACGTCGTCACGGCATCCGGTACGCGGGACCTCGTGGCCGCGGGTGCCACCGTCGCGAAGGTCGGCGTCGGTCCGGGCGCGATGTGCACGACGCGCATGATGACGGCCGTCGGCCGCCCGCAGTTCTCGGCCGTGCTCGAGACCGCCGAGACCGCGCAGGCACTCGGCGCACACGTGTGGGCGGACGGCGGTGTGCGCTACCCGCGCGACGTCGCGCTCGCGCTCGCCGCGGGTGCGTCGGCGGTCATGATCGGGTCCTGGTTCGCGGGTACCGTCGAGGCGCCCGGCGTCGTGCGACACGACGAGCAGGGGCGGCGGTACAAGGAGTCGTTCGGCATGGCCTCGACGAAGGCCGTACGCGGACGGTTCGGCAGACTCGACGCATACGAGCTCGCGCGCAAGGCCCTGTTCGCCGAGGGCATCTCCTCGTCGAGCATCCTCATCGACCCGCTGCGGCCGAGCGTCGAGGACCTGCTCGACATGATTACGTCGGGCGTGCGCTCGTCGTTCACCTATGCCGGCGCGGCCGATCTCCGGCAGTTCCGGGACCGCGCGAAGGTCGGCGTGCAGTCCGCCGCAGGTTACGAGGAGGGCAAGGCCCTCCCGGTCTCCTGGTGACCGGGACCGGGCTCCCGCGCGGGGCCGGGCTCCTATACTCGACGGCAATGGATGATGACCGTCGTCACGTCGGCAGGAATCGGGGTCACGCCCGATGAACGAATGGGTGCTGCTCGCCATCGGTGTCGCCCTCACGCTCGGGACGGGCGTGTTCGTCGCGAGCGAGTTCACGCTCGTCAACCTCGATCGCAACGAGCTGGAGTCCCGTCGCGACCGCGGTGAGAAGGGCCTCGGGCCCATCATCGCGGCACTCCGGCACACCTCGACGCAACTCTCGGGTGCGCAGCTCGGCATCACGCTCACGACGCTCCTCACGGGTTACACGATGGAGCCGGCCGTCACGAAGCTCCTCGGCGGACTCTTCCTGGCCCTCGGGGTGCCCGAGGACTGGGTCTCCGTCGTCGGCGCCGTCGTCGCGATGGTCTTCGCGACGCTCCTGTCGATGCTCGTCGGCGAGCTCATCCCCAAGAACCTCGCGCTCGCGCTGCCCGTCGAGGTCGCGAAGATCGTCGTGCCCGTCCAGCGCGCGTTCACGACCGTGTTCCGGCTCCCCGTGCGTGCACTCAACGGAAGCGCGAACGCCCTCATCCGCTCGATGGGCATCGAGCCGAAGGAGGAGCTCTCGGGCGCCCGCACGGCGGAGGAGCTCTCGAGCCTCGTCCGGCGCTCGGCCATCGCGGGCGTGCTCGAGGACGACCGGGCCGCGCTGCTCAGCCGCACGCTCCGGTTTTCCGCGCACACCGCCGACGACGTCATGACGCCACGGCCGCGCGTCGACGCGGTCGGCGTCGAGCGCCCTGTCCAGGACGTCATCGACCTCGCGCGCTCGACGGGTCACTCGAGGTTCCCCGTCATCGACGACGGCATCGACGACGTCGTGGGTCTCGTGCACGTCAAGAGCGCCGTCGCCGTCCCACTCGACCGACGCGGGGTCGTGCCCGTCGGCGCGATCAAGCAGGACGCGCTGCTCGTCCCCGAGACGATCGGGCTCGACGCGCTGCTCGGCGAACTGCGTGGCGGCGGGTTCCAGATGGCGGTCGTGCTCGACGAGTACGGCGGGACGGCCGGCGTCGCGACCCTCGAGGACCTCGTCGAGGAGATCGTCGGCGAGCTCGTCGACGAGCACGACCGGACGCAGGTCGAGCAGCCGAGCCGCACGGGCCGCATCGAGTTCGACGGCCTGCTGCGCCCGGACGAACTGCGCGAGCGCTACAACATCGCGATCGACGAGGACGGCCCCTACGAGACCGTCGGCGGGTACGTCATGGCGCGGCTCGCACGCATCCCGAAGGTCGGCGACCGCGTGCCGACCGAGACGGGGGAGCTCGAGGTCGTGCGGATGGACGGACTCCGCGTGGAACGCGTGCGCTTCTGGCCGGGTGAGGACTACGAGCCCCGCGAGGAGCTGTTCGCTCGACTCGACGGGTCGCGCAGGCAACATCCGGGTCGCGACGACCGGGACGGAGGACGACGTGGCTGACTCCTGGACGGGCCTCGCCTGGCTCGTGGTCCTGCTCGCGGGCAACGCGTTCTTCGTCGGCGCCGAGTTCGCGGTCATCTCCGCGCGACGCTCACAGATCGAACCGCGCGCCGACGCGGGCAGCGCGGCCGCGAAGACGACGCTCTACGCGATGGAGCACGCGACCCTCATGCTCGCGACGAGCCAGCTCGGCATCACCGTGTGCTCGCTGCTCATCCTCAACGTGTCCGAGCCCGCGCTGCACCATCTGCTCGAGATCCCGCTCGCGCTCACGGGGCTCTCCGTCGGCGCGATCTCGACGATCGCGTTCGTGATCGCGCTCGTCGTCGTGTCGTACCTGCACGTCGTGCTGGGGGAGATGGTGCCGAAGAACATCTCGTTCTCGGTCCCGGACCGGGCTGCGCTCCTGCTCGCGCCCCCGCTCGTGTTCTTCTCCCGCGTGTTCCGCCCGATCATCGCGTTCCTCAACGGCACGGCGAACCTCGCGGTCCGGGCGCTCGGTGTCGAACCGAAGGACGAGGCGACGAGCGCCTACACCTTCGACGAGGTCGCGGGGATCGTCGCGCAGTCGAAACGCGAGGGCGTGCTGCACGACGAGACGGGGGCGCTCACGAACGCGTTCGAGTTCACGGCCAAGACCGTGCGCGAGGTCGCCGTCCCGCGCGACCGCATCCGGACGCTGCCCGACGGCGCGACACCCGCCGACCTCCAGCAGGCGGTCGCGACGTGGGGCTACTCGCGATACCTCGTGAACGGGCCGAGCGGCGAACCCATCGGCTACGTCCACCTCAAGGACGTGCTCGATCTCGTCGGCGACGACTACGACCGCCCCATCCCGGCCGACCGGATCCGGCCCATCATGACGTTCTACGCGGGCACCGACCTCGAGGACGCGCTCACGGGCATGCGACGCGCGCGCGTGCACCTCGCCCGCGCCCTCGACATGGACGGCGAACCCGTCGGCGTCCTGTTCCTGGAGGACATCATCGAGGAACTCGTCGGCGAGATCCGTGACGCGACGCAGCGGCAGGCCCGCGCATGAGCCCCGCCACGTCGTTCGGGCTGTCCGAGGCGGCCGCGTGCGTGTTCGCGCCGCGCCCCGACGACCACAAGTACCGGCGCGGGCTCGTCGAGCTGCGCACGGGATCGCTCGCGTACCCGGGCGCGGCCGTGCTCGGCGCCGAGGCGGCCGCACGCGGCGGCGCGGGGTTCGTGCGCTACGCGGGTCCGCACGCCGTCGCCTCACGAGTCCTCGATCGCCGCCCCGAGACCGTCTGCGCGAGCGGCGGGCACGATGCCGACGTCGTCGTCGCGGGCTCCGGCGTCGAGGACCCGGGCGATCCGCGGCTCGTCGACGCCGTCCGCCGTGCCCGCGGGGGTTCGGCGACCGTGCTCGACGCGACGGCCCTGCAGGCCGTCCCGACCGAGGACCCGGCCGTGCCGGGCGCCGTCCTCACCCCGCACGCGGGCGAGCTCGCGCAACTCGCGACCCGGCTTGTGGGCCGCCGCATCCGCGTGCGCGACGTCGAGGGCGATCCGGAGGGGATCGCCGCCGAGGTCGCGCGAGCGACCGGCGCGGTCGTCGTGGCGAAGGGACACCGCACGATCGTCGCGTCCCCCGACACCCTCGCCGTGGTCGTCGCGCCGACCTCGTGGCTCGCCGTGGCCGGCACCGGCGACGTGCTCGCGGGACTCGTGGGGGCGCTCGGAGCGACGGCCGCGCATCGCGACCCCGTTCCGCCGCTCGCCGAACTGGCGGCGGCCGCGGCCTGGCTGCACGGGCGCGCCGGGGCACTCGCCGCCGCGCGCGTCCTCGACCCGGCCGCGCCGGCCGACGACGTGCTCGACGACGTGAGCCGTGCGCACCGGCCCGTCGGCGGGCCGGTGACGGCCCTCGACGTCGCGGACGCGCTCTCCGGCGTCATCGCGGCGGTGCTCGCGCGATGACGGGCCCGTCGAGGGCGAGCGCGCCGGGCATCCACGTCGCAGTGTGGACGCAGATCGTGCTGATCTGGCTCACTGCCCTCGGTGTCCACGTGCTCCACCGCGTCGTCAACCTGACCTCCGCGTCCAATCCGTACGGTGACGTCCTCGCCGTCTATCCCGACTGGATGGCGCGCATGGACGCGGGCACCGTCCCCGGGATCGACGAACCCTTCGTCTACCCGCTCCTCGCCCTCGTGCCCATGCGGGCGGCCGATCTCATCGCCCACGGCCTCGGCGGTCGCGAGCACTACGGGCTCGCGTGGCTCGTCGTCGTCGGCGTCGCGAACGCGATCGTCCTCACGGTCCTGACGCTCGTCCGCCCCAGCGGGCCGAGCGGCGGTGTCCGTCGCCTCGCCGCCTGGTGGTGGCTCGCGTTCACGCTCCTCCTCGGCCCGATCGCGCTCGGACGCATCGACGCGATCGTCGTCCCGTTCGTCGTCGTCGGACTCCTCGCGCTGCGACGCTCGCCCGGCGTGGCGGGTGCACTCCTCACGATCGGGGCGTGGATCAAGGTCTGGCCGGCGGCGGCGTTCCTCGCCGTCGTCGCGGTCGCGGATCGAGCGCGAGTGCGCGCGATCGTCGGCGCCGCGGTCGTGTGCGTCCTCGTCGTGGGTGGCGCGGTGCTTGCGGGCGGATGGCCCGCCGTGCTCTCGTTCGTCACGCAGCAGACGGGGCGCGGACTGCAGATCGAGTCGATCGTCGCCGCGCCCGTCATGCTCGCCGACGCGTTCGGCGTGGGCGGCTACCGGGTCGCGTACGACACCGACATCAAGACGTTCCAGATCACGGGGCCCCTCACGGCCGAGCTGTCGGCGCTCGGTTCGGCGCTCATGGCGGCCGTGGTCGTCCTGTTCGTCGTGCTCGGTGTCATGGCCCGGCGCTCCGGCGCGAGTGCCGCCCGGGTGCTCCCGCCGCTCGTGTTCGGCCTCGTCCTCGCGCTCATCGTGACGAACAAGGTCGGCTCGCCGCAGTTCGCGACGTGGATCGGCGCCGTCGTCGCGGTCCTCATCGTGTGGGACGCGAAACGTGCGTTCGTTCCCGCGGTCGGCGGCCTGTTCGTCGCAGGCCTCACACAGATCGTCTATCCGTGGGGCTACGACGGCGTCACGGGCGGATCCCCGTTCCTCGTGCTCGTCCTCGTGGCCCGCAACGTGCTGTACGTCGTGCTCCTCGTGTGGAGCGCCCGCGAACTGGGCCGCCTGCGTCAGCGCGCGAGGAGCGAGCGGATCGCGTCACCAACGTGATGGATCTCGAGCAGGAACCCGTCGTGACCGAACGGTGAGGAGATCACGAGCGCCTCGTCGCGCGTGAAACTGTTACGGATCCCCGCCGCGATGCGGTGCTGCGACGAGACGGGGAACAGCGAGTCCGAGTCGATCCCGACGACGAGCGTCTCCGCCTCGACGAGATCGAGTGCGCGCTCCACGCCACCCCGACCGAGCCCCACGTTATGGGAGTTCATCGCCTGCGTGAGCGTGATGTAGCTGTTCGCGTCGAAGCGCCGGGTGAACCGGTTGCCGTGGAAGTCGAGGTACGACTCGACGGCGTACCGTCCGCCGTCCTCACCCGGCGCGAGGCTCGACTGCCAGGAACGACCGAAGCGGTCGTCGAGCTCCGTCTGCGAGCGGTAGCCGAGCATCGCGAGGCGACGCGCGAGGGCGAGTCCGCGGTGCGGACCGAACCCGGCCGGCTCGTCGTAGTAGCGGCCACCGTGGAACCACGGATCGAGGCGGATCGCGTCGGCCTGCAGCGTGTTCTGCGCGATCGTCTGTGCGTCGAGGAGTGCGGGCGCGCTCAGGACGACGAGCTTCGCGACGCGCTGCGGGTGCATGATCGAGAACTCGAGCGCGTGCATGCCGCCCATCGAGCCGCCGATGACCGCCGCGAAGCGCTCGATGCCGAGGTGATCGGCGAGGAGGGCCTGGGCACGGACCTGATCGCGCACCGTCGTGTGCGGGAAGTCGGCGCCGTACTCCTCACCGCGGTCGTCGAGGCTCGCCGGCCCCGTCGAGCCCTGGCACCCGCCGAGCATGTTGGGGGCGACGATGAAGTAGCGGTCGGTGTCCAGCGGGAGCCCGGGGCCGATGAGTCCCGGCCACCAACCCACCGTCGAGTGGCCGGCACCCGCCGCGCCCTCGACGTGCGAGTCACCCGTGAGCGCGTGGAGGACGAGGACGGCGTTCGACGCGTCCGCGTTCAACTCACCCCAGCTCTCGTACGCGATGCGAAGGAGCGGCACCTGTCCGCCGTGCTCGAAGTCGAACGAACCCAGCCACGCGAAGCGGCGGTCCCCGACGGGCTCCCCGTCGCGCCACGCGCCCGTCACCGGCGGGCGCAACGACGCAGCACGCAGCTCGTCCGAGCGGATCGGGCCGAGGCGCGGTGAGTCGTCGTGATCTGACCAGTGCATGACCCCTCGAGCCTAGAGGACGCACGACACCACCCCGGACCGACGGCGCCGGTATGACGCCGAACGGGGCGTCACATGACGTGACGCCCCGTTCGAGCCCGATCCGCCGGCGTCAGGCGAAGACCTTCGCGAACGCCTGATCGAGGTCGCCGATGATGTCGTCGACGTGCTCGAGCCCGATCGACAGGCGAACGAGCCCCGGGGTGATCCCGCCGCTCAGGAGCTGTTCGGGCGTCAACTGCGAGTGCGTCGTCGATGCGGGGTGCGAGATGAGCGAACGCACGTCACCGATGTTCACGAGGTGGCTGAACAGCGCGACCGACTCGATGAGGCGCCGCCCCGCGTCGACGCCACCCTTGAGCTCGAACGACAGGATCGCGCCTGCCCCGAGCGGCGCGTAGTGGTTCGCGAGCTCGTGCCACGGGCTCGACGGGAGGCCGGCGTAGTTGACCGACGCGACGCGTTCGTTCGACTCGAGCCACTCGGCGACGCGCTTCGCGTTCTGGACGTGGCGCTCGACCCGCAGGCTGAGGGTCTCGACGCCCTGGAGGATCTGCCACGCGCTCGCGGGGGCGATCGAGGGGCCGATGTCACGCAGGAGCTGCACGCGGGCCTTGAGGTGGAACGCGTTCGCATCGCCGAGCGCGGTCGTGTAGCTGAGCCCGTCGTAGCTCGGGTCCGGCTCCGTGAGGCCCGGGAAGCGGTCGACGTGCTGCGACCACGGGAACGTGCCACCGTCGACGATGACGCCCCCGACGACGGCGCCGTGGCCGCCGAGGTACTTCGTGGCCGAGTGCACGACGATGTCAGCACCGTGCTCGATGGGACGGATGAGGTACGGCGTCGCGACCGTGTTGTCGACGACGAGGGGCACGCCGACGTCGTGCGCGACGGCGGCGACGGGCTCGATGTCGAGGATGTTGACGGCGGGGTTGCCGATCGTCTCGGCGAAGAACAGCTTCGTGTTGGGGCGCGCGGCGGCGCGCCACGCCTCGGGATCGTTCTGGTCCTCGATGAACGTCGTCTCGATGCCGAGCTTCGCGAGCGTGTACTTGAACAGGTTGTAGGTGCCGCCGTAGATCGACGTCGAGGAGACGATGTGATCGCCCGCGCCCGCGATGTTCAGGACGGCGAACGTCTCGGCTGACTGCCCCGAGGCGAGCGCGAGCGCACCGGAGCCTCCCTCGAGCGAGGCGAGCCGGGCCTCGAGCACCGCGGTCGTCGGGTTCGTGATGCGCGTGTAGATGTTGCCGGGCTGTGCGAGCGAGAACAGATCTGCCGCGTGCTGTGCACTGTCGAACACGAAGGAGGTCGTCTGGTAGATGGGCGTGACGACCGCGTTCGTGGTCGGGTCCGGGGCGGCCCCCGCGTGGATCTGGCGGGTTTCGAAGTGTTGCGTCATCGAGGGGTGCTCCTGCACGTCGCTGGGTGGTTGCGACGCAAGTATCCCGAGGTACCGTCCGGCGGGCAACCGGCGTCGTCGCGCACGGTCACGCGCGGCGGCGACGGGGTGGTGTGCGTGGCAGCATGGAGACATGAATGCGCAGACGACGGACGATGCGGTGACGGAGCGGACGACGCGGCGGGCGGTGGTCACGGGGGCGTCGAGCGGCATCGGCGAGGCGACCGCGCGCGAGCTGCGCCGTCGCGGCTGGGAGGTCGTCGCGACGGCGCGTCGCGCGGACCGGCTCGACGCGCTCGCCGCCGAGACGGGGGTCGAGCCGGTCGTCGCCGACCTGACGTCACCCGACGACGTCGCGCGGCTCACGGCGCGCGTCGCCGAGATCGGGCCCGTCCAGGCGCTCGTGAACGTGGCGGGCGGTGCGCTCGGCGTCGAGAGCGTCGAGCAGGGCTCCGAGGACGACTGGCGGCGCATGTTCGAGACGAACGTGCTCGCGACGAAGGACGTCATCGCGACGCTCCTGCCGCTCCTGCGTGAGGGGGCGAGCGCCGACGCGAACGGTTTCGTGCACGCCGACATCGTGACGGTCACATCGACGGCCGCCTCGGTTCGCTACGAGGGCGGCGCCGGCTACTCCGCCGCGAAGGCCGCCGAGGCCGCGCTCGTCGACGTGCTGCGCCTCGAACTCGCGGGCGAACCGATCCGCGTCACCGACATCGCGCCCGGCCTCGTCCACACGCCCGAGTTCTCGAAGGTGCGGCTGCGTGGCGATGCCGACGCGGCGGAGCGGATCTACGAGGACGTCGACCATCCCCTCGTCGCGGGCGACATCGCCCTCGTCATCGCGGGCACGCTCGAGCTGCCGGGCCACGTGAACCTCGACAAGATCGTCGTCCGCCCGATCGCGCAGGCGGCGCACTACAAGCTCGTCCGCGGCCCGCTCGAGGTCCGCGGACCGGGGGAGCGGTCGTGAGCCTGCTGCTCGCGGGCGGTGGCCTCGGACCGGGGACGCGCGAGGCGCTCGACCGCTTCGTGCGCTCCGCACGCGAACGCGCCGAGCGCGCACCGCAGCTCGTCGTCCTCGCCGACGGCGACCCGACCGCCGAGCTCGTCGGGGTGCTCGAGCGCGCGGGCGCGGGCCGCGTCGACGTGTACGCCGCGCCGGGCCCGGAGGTGCCCGAGGCCACCTCGGACGCGGCGCGCGAGGCCCTCCTGCGCGCCGACGGCGTGTTGCTCGTGGGCACGAGCGCCGTGCCCCTCCTCGGCCTCGTCCGCGAGGCCGTCGTCGACCTGCGCCGCCTCGTGAGCGAGGAGGTGCCGTTCGTGGGCATCGCGGCGGGAGCGGCCGTGGCGGGCCAGTCCGCCGTGCTCGGCGGCACCGTGCTGGACGGCGTCCGGCTCGCGCCGAGCGCTGCCGACGAGCCCGCCGAGGTGGCCGTCGTCGCCGGACTCGGCCTCGTCGACGTCACGATCGATACGGGCGGTGCGGCCGCGGGGCTCCTCGGCCGCGTGCTCGCGCTCGTCGAGTCCGGCACCGTCGACCGCGCGCTCGTGATCGACGAGGACACCGTGCTCGCCGTCGCCGACGGGTCGCTCGACGTGTTCGGAACGGGCAGCGTCTGGCAGGCACGCCTCGCGGACAACGGCGAGGTCGTCGTGTCGAGTGCCCACCACGGCATCGAGTCGTGAGCGCCGGACGGAGCCTTCGCGAACTCGCGGCCGACGGGTCGATCGACGAGGGCTGGGCACGCGCGCTCGAGCCCGTCCAGGGTGAGCTGAAGGCGCTCGGCGACATGCTCCGCGAGGAGGTCGCCTCGGGGCGCGGCTACCTGCCGGCGGGGAACCTCGTGTTGCGCGCGTTCGAGCGCCCGCTCGCGGACGTGCGCGTGCTCGTCGTGGGGCAGGACCCGTACCCGACCCCCGGCCACCCGATCGGCCTCTCGTTCGCGACCGCCCGCGACGTGCGCCCCATCCCGCGCAGTCTGCAGAACATCTACCGCGAACTGCACGACGACCTCGGCATCCCGCCCGCCGCGCACGGCGATCTGACGCGGTGGAGCGATCAGGGCGTGCTGCTCCTGAACCGCGTCCTCACGGTCGCCCCGGGCACGCCCGCCTCGCACCGTGGCCGGGGCTGGGAGCGGGTGACCGAGTGCGCGATCCGCGCGCTCGCGGACCGCGGCGGCCCGCTCGTCGCGATCCTGTGGGGACGGGACGCGCAGAACCTCGCGCCGATCCTGCCCGGCGTGCCGATCATCGCCACGCCGCACCCGAGCCCGCTGTCCGCCTCGCGCGGGTTCTTCGGCTCGCGGCCGTTCTCGCGCGTGAACGACGCGCTCGAGGCACAGGGCGCACCGCCCATCGACTGGCGCGTGGACGCCGGGACGGGCGCGGACGACGAGGAGGGACGGTCATGACCGAACTGCACGAACGTTCGGCGGTCGAACT is drawn from Pseudoclavibacter chungangensis and contains these coding sequences:
- a CDS encoding SDR family oxidoreductase gives rise to the protein MNAQTTDDAVTERTTRRAVVTGASSGIGEATARELRRRGWEVVATARRADRLDALAAETGVEPVVADLTSPDDVARLTARVAEIGPVQALVNVAGGALGVESVEQGSEDDWRRMFETNVLATKDVIATLLPLLREGASADANGFVHADIVTVTSTAASVRYEGGAGYSAAKAAEAALVDVLRLELAGEPIRVTDIAPGLVHTPEFSKVRLRGDADAAERIYEDVDHPLVAGDIALVIAGTLELPGHVNLDKIVVRPIAQAAHYKLVRGPLEVRGPGERS
- a CDS encoding uracil-DNA glycosylase, producing MSAGRSLRELAADGSIDEGWARALEPVQGELKALGDMLREEVASGRGYLPAGNLVLRAFERPLADVRVLVVGQDPYPTPGHPIGLSFATARDVRPIPRSLQNIYRELHDDLGIPPAAHGDLTRWSDQGVLLLNRVLTVAPGTPASHRGRGWERVTECAIRALADRGGPLVAILWGRDAQNLAPILPGVPIIATPHPSPLSASRGFFGSRPFSRVNDALEAQGAPPIDWRVDAGTGADDEEGRS